A genomic window from Candidatus Deferrimicrobium borealis includes:
- the ccsB gene encoding c-type cytochrome biogenesis protein CcsB has translation MSNVILFNLTTFLFGVASALYLGALYAKNEKISVFGTWVCALAAVVSTAALGVRWYESYQMGIGRIPVTNLYESLVFFAWSVNLFYLVVERKYRNRTFGAFVMPIAFFTMVFAVYNDSSIQPLVPALQSYWLHAHVITCFVGYAGFAVSAGVAIMYLLKARQEEAKISEGVVGLLPACKMLDELVYRSIIWGFPFLTVGIITGAAWANYAWGTYWSWDPKETWSLIIWLIYAAFLHARVTRGWHGRRAAILSLVGFLATIFCYLGVNLVLSGLHSYGGG, from the coding sequence ATGAGCAACGTCATCCTGTTCAACCTCACCACGTTCCTGTTCGGAGTGGCGTCCGCCCTGTACCTCGGCGCCCTTTACGCCAAAAACGAGAAGATCTCGGTGTTCGGCACCTGGGTCTGCGCCCTCGCGGCCGTCGTTTCCACCGCCGCGCTCGGGGTGCGCTGGTACGAGTCGTACCAGATGGGGATCGGTCGCATCCCCGTGACGAACCTCTACGAGTCGCTCGTCTTCTTCGCCTGGTCGGTGAACCTGTTCTACCTGGTCGTGGAGAGGAAGTACCGCAACCGGACCTTCGGCGCCTTCGTGATGCCGATCGCCTTCTTCACGATGGTCTTCGCCGTCTATAACGACAGCAGCATCCAGCCTCTGGTGCCCGCCCTGCAATCGTACTGGCTCCACGCCCACGTCATCACCTGCTTCGTCGGGTACGCGGGGTTCGCCGTCTCCGCCGGCGTGGCGATCATGTACCTGCTGAAGGCACGCCAGGAAGAGGCGAAGATCTCCGAGGGGGTGGTCGGGCTGCTGCCGGCGTGCAAGATGCTCGACGAACTGGTCTACCGGTCGATCATCTGGGGGTTCCCGTTCCTCACCGTGGGGATCATCACCGGCGCGGCGTGGGCGAACTACGCCTGGGGAACGTACTGGTCGTGGGACCCGAAGGAGACCTGGTCCCTGATCATCTGGCTGATCTACGCGGCGTTCCTCCACGCGCGGGTAACCCGGGGGTGGCACGGCAGGCGCGCCGCGATCCTTTCCCTCGTGGGGTTCCTGGCGACGATTTTCTGTTATCTGGGCGTCAACCTCGTCCTCTCGGGGCTGCACTCCTACGGCGGGGGCTGA
- a CDS encoding glycosyltransferase family 2 protein, giving the protein MKGNPPIGSSGRPFISVIVLNWNGRHLLAECLQSVLLQQDGSIEIIVVDNGSTDGSVDFIRKVYGDLLRMLELDSNMGWAGGNNRGIEMAIGEYLLLLNNDACLEAGFIESLRKGIKRHSGAGMFTPKILDYYDRTLLDNAGHVIYGDGTARGRGRLRKDGEEFGREEEVLCPSGAAGVYHRDVFVEVGPIDERYFAYGEDTELGLRARRAGFTCYYLPDAVVYHKYSASGGAYTPRKVYWVERNRIWTVVKTFPWYLALLSPFRTFFRYTVGLYGLVSGGGAVGRLAERHSVGELLSAIVNAWLDGIRGVPEMWRKRRSLRRGQRVGDREFSGMLRRFRAGVREVAYKE; this is encoded by the coding sequence GTGAAGGGGAATCCACCGATCGGCTCCTCCGGAAGGCCGTTCATCTCGGTCATCGTCCTTAACTGGAACGGCAGACACCTCCTCGCCGAGTGCCTGCAATCGGTGCTTCTCCAGCAGGATGGATCCATCGAAATCATCGTCGTGGATAACGGATCGACCGACGGTTCCGTCGATTTCATACGGAAGGTGTACGGAGATCTCCTCCGGATGCTGGAACTCGATTCGAACATGGGATGGGCGGGCGGGAACAACCGGGGTATCGAGATGGCTATCGGCGAATATCTCCTCTTGCTGAACAACGACGCCTGCCTGGAAGCCGGCTTTATTGAATCTCTCAGGAAAGGGATCAAACGGCATTCCGGCGCCGGAATGTTTACTCCGAAGATCCTCGACTATTACGACCGGACATTGCTTGACAACGCCGGACACGTTATTTACGGGGACGGTACGGCCAGAGGGCGCGGGAGGTTGCGGAAGGATGGGGAGGAATTCGGACGAGAGGAAGAGGTGCTCTGTCCCAGCGGAGCCGCCGGGGTCTACCATCGGGACGTGTTCGTGGAAGTGGGCCCCATCGACGAACGGTACTTCGCCTATGGAGAGGACACCGAACTGGGGCTTCGGGCACGGCGGGCCGGGTTCACCTGCTATTACTTACCCGATGCGGTCGTATACCACAAGTACTCTGCTTCCGGCGGCGCCTACACCCCGAGGAAAGTCTACTGGGTGGAGAGGAACCGGATATGGACGGTCGTGAAGACCTTCCCCTGGTACCTCGCGCTTTTATCCCCGTTCCGCACCTTCTTCCGATACACGGTAGGCCTTTACGGGTTGGTATCGGGTGGAGGCGCTGTCGGACGGCTCGCTGAAAGGCACTCCGTGGGAGAACTGCTTTCCGCCATTGTGAACGCCTGGCTTGACGGGATCCGCGGGGTCCCGGAGATGTGGCGAAAGCGCCGGTCCCTTCGCAGGGGCCAGCGGGTGGGGGACCGGGAATTTTCCGGGATGCTCCGCCGCTTCCGGGCGGGTGTCCGCGAGGTGGCATACAAAGAGTAG
- a CDS encoding class I SAM-dependent methyltransferase, with the protein MESRLAADYERNRKEFDFLWSRRFRYSLTYSTQTKLRRFRELMRRRGLLHRDGLRVFEQGFGLGLMLFSFLKSCELAGLELSPTAVSGAAKIASRKGFRSVDFRVYEPGKPYPAEWRERFDLVISSHVLEHLQDPLGALEELVMLLRPGGFACFLIPINESPGEDLNHFSHFTEEHFCRLVVGAGLRIESAESCDRLYCVIKPLSMRLQRHPTTADRILSVGLNLVLGRIPAPFLRRIDNWMAYGRWEASQCLMFACKPE; encoded by the coding sequence ATGGAAAGTCGTCTCGCGGCGGACTACGAACGGAATCGGAAGGAGTTCGATTTTCTCTGGTCCCGGCGGTTCCGCTATTCGCTGACCTATAGCACGCAGACCAAACTCCGTCGATTCCGTGAACTTATGCGCAGGCGCGGCCTGCTGCACCGGGATGGGTTACGGGTTTTCGAGCAGGGGTTCGGCCTCGGCCTGATGTTGTTCTCCTTCCTGAAGTCCTGCGAACTCGCGGGACTTGAACTGTCGCCGACGGCCGTTTCCGGCGCGGCGAAGATCGCGTCCCGTAAAGGGTTCCGATCGGTTGATTTCAGGGTGTATGAACCTGGCAAACCTTACCCGGCAGAGTGGCGGGAAAGATTCGACCTTGTCATCTCCTCCCATGTCCTCGAACATCTGCAAGACCCCCTTGGAGCATTGGAGGAACTGGTCATGCTGCTTCGCCCCGGCGGATTCGCATGCTTCCTCATTCCGATCAACGAAAGCCCAGGGGAAGACCTCAACCATTTTTCCCATTTCACGGAGGAGCATTTCTGCCGGCTCGTAGTGGGTGCCGGGCTGCGGATCGAGAGCGCGGAGTCGTGCGACAGGCTATACTGCGTGATCAAGCCGCTATCGATGCGTTTGCAGCGGCATCCGACAACAGCCGACCGGATCCTTTCGGTAGGCCTGAACCTCGTCCTCGGGCGGATTCCTGCGCCCTTTCTCCGGCGAATAGATAACTGGATGGCATACGGCCGATGGGAGGCATCCCAGTGCCTGATGTTCGCATGCAAGCCTGAGTAG
- a CDS encoding 4Fe-4S binding protein has product MRYLKRRIFQGLGAVLPNAWLPGFLSPSLSLYQGPMKGACTPLLNCYACPSALLSCPIGSLQHFAAAGNVSWYAVGTLSVIGASVGRMTCGTLCPFGALQDLLYKFRGWKASLPHWTRYLRYVVLVGLVFVIPFLTRESWFSKLCPVGTLMGGLPWVTMNAGVRSMVRSMFWVKIAILLFFVTTSTMAKRPFCRAFCPLGAIFSLFNKSSFLQLAWDPATCTRCGKCQKICPVDIRPDRNPTDPDCLRCLDCTLCPSLKLTTVFQRQPFGGTAFRRLSPVPYDILVCARG; this is encoded by the coding sequence TTGAGATACCTGAAGCGGCGGATCTTCCAGGGGTTGGGGGCCGTCCTTCCCAACGCCTGGCTTCCCGGGTTCCTGTCGCCATCGCTGTCGCTCTACCAGGGACCCATGAAGGGCGCCTGCACTCCCTTGCTGAACTGCTACGCCTGCCCCTCCGCACTGCTGTCCTGTCCGATCGGTTCCCTGCAGCACTTCGCGGCGGCCGGGAACGTCTCGTGGTACGCGGTCGGCACCCTTTCGGTCATCGGGGCGTCCGTGGGCCGGATGACGTGCGGGACCCTGTGCCCCTTCGGCGCCCTCCAGGATCTCCTGTACAAGTTCCGCGGGTGGAAGGCGTCCCTGCCGCATTGGACGCGGTATCTCCGCTACGTCGTCCTGGTCGGACTCGTGTTCGTCATCCCTTTCCTCACCCGCGAGAGCTGGTTCTCGAAGCTGTGTCCCGTGGGAACGCTGATGGGCGGACTGCCGTGGGTGACGATGAACGCCGGCGTCCGCTCGATGGTCCGGTCGATGTTCTGGGTCAAGATCGCGATCCTCCTCTTCTTCGTCACGACGTCGACGATGGCCAAGCGCCCCTTCTGCCGGGCGTTCTGCCCCCTCGGGGCGATCTTCTCCCTGTTCAACAAGTCGAGCTTTCTGCAGCTCGCCTGGGATCCCGCCACCTGTACGCGGTGCGGGAAGTGTCAGAAGATCTGCCCGGTCGACATCCGTCCCGACCGGAACCCGACCGACCCGGACTGCCTGCGGTGCCTCGACTGCACCCTGTGCCCGAGCCTGAAGCTCACCACGGTCTTCCAACGGCAGCCGTTCGGCGGGACGGCGTTCCGGCGTCTGTCGCCCGTTCCATATGATATCTTGGTGTGCGCTCGGGGCTGA
- a CDS encoding cytochrome c family protein, translated as MKKFAMLMAVVMVAVFSAGVIVAADAPAKVTVKDVQKTKPAVTFDHKAHADRIKNCAECHHKDAAGKEQKCFNCHKAEKKGDAVSLKDVMHKKCKDCHSKDATKKAPTKCDDCHKK; from the coding sequence ATGAAGAAATTCGCGATGTTGATGGCAGTCGTCATGGTGGCGGTGTTTTCGGCCGGCGTGATCGTCGCGGCGGATGCTCCCGCGAAGGTGACCGTCAAGGATGTGCAGAAGACGAAGCCGGCGGTCACGTTCGACCACAAGGCGCACGCGGACCGGATCAAGAATTGCGCAGAGTGCCACCACAAGGACGCGGCCGGCAAGGAGCAGAAGTGCTTCAACTGTCACAAGGCCGAGAAGAAGGGCGACGCGGTTTCCTTGAAGGACGTCATGCACAAGAAATGCAAGGATTGCCACTCGAAGGATGCGACGAAGAAGGCTCCGACGAAGTGTGACGACTGCCACAAGAAGTAG
- a CDS encoding glycosyltransferase has product MTNSPPTTVSIITPSYNQGTFIRETIESILRQEGDFFLDYIIVDGTSTDNGEILSWLNSDDTLLPGALSKVVERFLEIPSTWIIYGKVRYIDAEGHAVGDVDTGPTDHARLAVLNEICQPGTFPRRSDFDAAGGLDPSLHYVMDHYPWIRMTLRGTPIFLPEFLASYRLHGESKTAAKLHAVAFQRETIGILRRHYTRAPLNRVYACCDARVRSGFPEGFPGAAWLAIPPTMFWTLWEYLRLNRRVNVEDLRMIRSDNLQKILRGGTAPPEGR; this is encoded by the coding sequence ATGACCAACTCGCCGCCCACGACCGTTTCCATCATCACTCCTTCCTACAACCAGGGGACGTTCATTCGCGAAACCATTGAAAGCATCTTGCGCCAGGAGGGGGATTTCTTCCTCGATTACATCATCGTAGACGGCACCTCGACGGATAACGGGGAGATCCTCTCCTGGCTGAACTCGGACGACACCCTTCTGCCCGGTGCACTCTCCAAGGTCGTGGAGCGATTCCTGGAGATCCCCTCGACATGGATCATTTACGGTAAGGTACGGTACATCGACGCGGAAGGTCACGCGGTTGGGGACGTCGACACCGGTCCCACGGACCATGCTAGGTTGGCCGTCCTGAACGAGATATGCCAACCGGGAACGTTTCCCCGCCGCTCGGATTTCGATGCCGCAGGGGGGTTGGATCCTTCCCTGCACTACGTGATGGACCACTACCCATGGATTCGAATGACTCTTCGCGGCACACCGATCTTTCTCCCCGAGTTTCTTGCCTCCTACCGACTGCATGGCGAGTCGAAGACAGCCGCGAAGCTGCACGCGGTGGCGTTCCAGCGGGAGACGATCGGGATCCTTCGTCGGCATTACACGCGGGCACCCCTTAACCGAGTATATGCATGCTGCGACGCCCGGGTCCGGTCCGGGTTCCCGGAAGGATTCCCGGGCGCCGCCTGGCTGGCCATTCCACCCACCATGTTCTGGACCTTGTGGGAATATCTTCGACTCAACCGCAGGGTGAATGTAGAGGACCTCCGGATGATCCGCTCCGACAACCTCCAGAAAATTCTCCGGGGGGGAACGGCACCCCCGGAAGGGCGATAG
- a CDS encoding glycosyltransferase produces the protein MTVVFNGEEHIEQAILSVLGQRYQNMEYIVVDGGSTDSTLAILDRYADRIDYWISEPDCGIYDAMNKGIALASGDLVGLLNCDDWYTPEAIEEVVRAFLTQPDREAVVAGKWRVILEDIPMTITISPSLKFHVGMPICHQAMFIPRALYRRFGVYDLRYRIGADLDLTVRFHVNGVKFVLIDAVIVNYRMGGSSAHYFREVGAEHSRILRSNLPWTTYILHRIIRLKFEMLMAVSTMLKKTIGGRATGRLAKVHYELRRSFSRYWR, from the coding sequence GTGACGGTGGTATTCAACGGCGAGGAACACATCGAACAGGCCATTCTTAGCGTACTGGGTCAACGCTACCAGAACATGGAATACATCGTCGTGGACGGTGGGTCGACGGACAGTACGCTTGCGATCCTGGATCGATACGCCGACAGGATCGACTACTGGATCAGCGAACCGGACTGTGGAATATACGACGCGATGAACAAGGGGATCGCCCTGGCTTCCGGGGACCTCGTTGGTCTGCTGAACTGCGACGACTGGTACACCCCCGAGGCGATCGAGGAGGTGGTCCGGGCTTTTCTCACCCAGCCAGACAGGGAGGCGGTCGTTGCCGGAAAATGGCGGGTGATCCTCGAGGACATACCCATGACGATCACCATCTCCCCATCCCTGAAATTCCACGTAGGTATGCCGATCTGCCACCAGGCCATGTTCATCCCCCGAGCCCTCTATCGCCGTTTCGGCGTATATGATCTCCGGTATCGCATCGGCGCTGATCTCGACCTGACCGTGAGGTTCCACGTCAACGGAGTGAAATTCGTTCTCATCGACGCTGTTATTGTCAATTATCGAATGGGGGGGTCCAGCGCACATTATTTTCGAGAGGTGGGAGCGGAGCATTCCCGAATCCTGCGCTCAAACCTCCCATGGACCACTTATATACTGCACCGGATCATCCGGCTCAAGTTCGAAATGCTGATGGCGGTCTCCACCATGCTGAAGAAAACAATCGGAGGGAGGGCGACGGGAAGACTGGCGAAAGTGCACTACGAACTGCGGAGATCCTTCTCCCGGTACTGGAGGTAG
- a CDS encoding cytochrome c biogenesis protein ResB, with product MAVENRTLSPMDRVWNFFISVKLAIVTLIVLASTSILGTIVEQNQPPEKYHQIYEDWAFALLDRLNMFDMYHSVWFLLMLVLFTVNLSCCTIDRFPKMLKVVRNPRTKLDENLEKTLSLVDRWRKKGTLPEWAGKYSEALSSSFAKPKITEADGQVHLYAETGVASRFGVYVTHLSIIIIFIGAIFGNVAGFKGYVNIPEGEGITKVPVRGGTLIQDLGFTIRCNAFSLETYPSGQPKAYKSDLSVIEGGREVARKTIVVNDPLQYKGIWFYQSSYGQAGGATAQVTVARKDGTPVRSLALAANEPVPIDGYGIVRGVNYEQNFQGIGPALEVVVEKPGQPAASFWLVQGRPDLDRQRADSLIFSFRGLSAKMFTGLQVAKDPGVNIVWLGCALMVVGLIMAFFLSHQRVWVRLAQGTDGRVEVVLAGSASRNRLAFEKRFEKLQTGVKAAGQ from the coding sequence ATGGCTGTCGAGAATCGCACTCTATCCCCGATGGATCGGGTGTGGAACTTCTTCATCTCCGTCAAACTCGCCATCGTCACCCTGATCGTCCTCGCCTCCACGTCGATCCTCGGCACGATCGTCGAGCAGAACCAGCCCCCCGAGAAGTACCACCAGATCTACGAGGACTGGGCGTTCGCCCTTCTCGACCGGCTCAACATGTTCGACATGTACCACTCCGTCTGGTTCCTCCTCATGCTCGTCCTGTTCACCGTGAACCTGTCGTGCTGCACCATCGACCGCTTCCCGAAGATGCTGAAGGTGGTGCGGAACCCGCGGACGAAACTGGATGAGAACCTAGAAAAGACCCTGTCGCTCGTGGACCGATGGAGGAAGAAGGGGACCCTCCCGGAATGGGCGGGGAAGTATTCGGAGGCGCTTTCCTCCTCCTTCGCGAAGCCGAAGATCACCGAAGCGGACGGTCAGGTGCACCTGTACGCCGAGACCGGCGTGGCCTCCCGGTTCGGCGTCTATGTGACCCACCTCTCCATCATCATCATCTTCATCGGGGCGATCTTCGGCAACGTCGCCGGTTTCAAGGGGTACGTGAACATTCCCGAAGGGGAGGGGATCACGAAAGTCCCCGTCCGGGGCGGGACCCTGATTCAGGACCTCGGGTTCACGATCCGGTGCAACGCGTTCAGCCTCGAGACGTACCCGAGCGGCCAGCCCAAGGCGTACAAGTCCGACCTCAGCGTCATCGAGGGGGGGCGGGAAGTGGCCCGGAAGACGATCGTGGTGAACGACCCGCTGCAGTACAAGGGGATCTGGTTCTACCAGTCGAGCTACGGGCAGGCCGGGGGCGCCACGGCCCAGGTGACGGTGGCCCGCAAGGACGGGACCCCGGTGCGTTCGCTCGCCCTCGCGGCCAACGAGCCGGTGCCGATCGACGGCTACGGGATCGTGCGCGGCGTGAACTACGAGCAGAACTTCCAGGGGATCGGTCCCGCCCTCGAGGTGGTCGTGGAGAAGCCCGGGCAGCCGGCCGCCTCGTTCTGGCTCGTGCAGGGACGCCCCGACCTCGACCGGCAACGCGCCGATTCGCTGATTTTCTCCTTCCGGGGCTTAAGCGCGAAGATGTTCACCGGGCTGCAGGTCGCGAAGGACCCCGGGGTGAACATCGTCTGGCTGGGGTGCGCCCTGATGGTGGTCGGGCTCATCATGGCGTTCTTCCTCTCGCATCAGCGCGTCTGGGTCCGGCTCGCGCAGGGGACGGACGGCCGCGTCGAGGTCGTCCTCGCCGGCTCCGCCAGCCGCAACCGGCTTGCCTTCGAGAAGCGATTCGAGAAACTACAGACCGGCGTGAAGGCGGCCGGGCAATGA
- a CDS encoding glycosyltransferase family 4 protein translates to MRVAEIVSIYPPLHGGMGYVCHHNARLLAQRGHDVTVFTLDHGVPQGWVDSPGFGVVRLRATLLHGDGGVVPSLYRRISGFDAIHLHYPFYGGGEYVWLASVLRGQRYLLTYHMDVHGNTPFKRAAIGFYEPLLGRRILRRAFRVGAVSRAHIESSRAAGVVPPERVVEIPNGVDTERFQPRTKDHDLMERYGLAGKTVALFVGNLQPFKRLDLLIEAIAAIDNPNLVLMVVGGGYGEDRYKAQVRDLGIGHRVVFAGPKNPEEDLPAHYALGDFLVLPSTHSESFGLVVLEAMASGKPVVVSSLPGPAALVDDGRDGLISRLGDVEDMRTKIASLARDIPMREKMGKRAREKTVEKYRWERIGEILEGVLRDILTG, encoded by the coding sequence GTGCGAGTCGCGGAAATCGTTTCCATCTACCCCCCCCTGCATGGAGGGATGGGGTACGTCTGCCATCACAACGCCCGCCTGCTGGCGCAAAGAGGGCATGATGTCACCGTCTTTACACTGGACCACGGGGTTCCGCAGGGTTGGGTCGATTCACCGGGGTTCGGGGTCGTGCGGCTTCGCGCCACCCTGCTCCATGGGGATGGCGGTGTGGTTCCGTCCCTTTACCGGAGAATTTCGGGTTTCGACGCGATCCACCTCCACTACCCCTTTTACGGGGGAGGGGAGTACGTTTGGCTCGCCTCCGTCCTTCGGGGGCAGCGATACCTGCTGACGTACCATATGGACGTGCACGGAAATACCCCGTTCAAGAGGGCAGCGATCGGGTTTTATGAACCGCTCCTTGGAAGACGGATCCTGCGGAGAGCCTTCCGGGTCGGAGCTGTGAGCCGTGCGCACATTGAAAGCTCGCGGGCCGCGGGAGTCGTCCCGCCAGAACGTGTCGTGGAGATCCCCAACGGAGTGGACACGGAGCGGTTCCAACCCCGCACCAAGGATCACGACCTGATGGAGCGTTATGGATTGGCGGGAAAGACGGTTGCACTCTTCGTCGGCAATCTTCAGCCTTTCAAGCGTCTCGACCTGCTGATCGAGGCCATTGCCGCGATTGACAACCCGAACCTCGTCCTTATGGTCGTCGGGGGCGGATACGGGGAGGACCGGTACAAGGCCCAGGTCCGGGACCTCGGGATCGGACACCGGGTTGTATTCGCCGGCCCGAAGAATCCGGAAGAGGACCTCCCGGCCCACTATGCACTGGGGGACTTCCTCGTCCTTCCCTCCACCCACTCCGAGTCGTTCGGTCTGGTAGTACTGGAGGCAATGGCATCGGGAAAACCGGTCGTCGTCTCTTCCCTCCCTGGTCCTGCCGCCCTCGTCGATGACGGCAGGGACGGCCTGATCTCCCGTCTAGGTGACGTGGAAGACATGCGGACCAAGATCGCATCGCTGGCCCGGGACATACCGATGCGGGAGAAAATGGGGAAGAGAGCGCGCGAAAAGACGGTGGAAAAATACCGATGGGAACGGATCGGCGAGATACTGGAGGGGGTACTCCGGGATATCCTTACGGGTTAG
- a CDS encoding methyltransferase domain-containing protein, whose translation MANHTVHHAPNGLSYLNAGCGETYSVDWNNVDRKRGRHIVIHDLRNPLPYSDATFDAVYSSHTLEHLDLEEGGRFLGELFRTCKPGGICRIVVPDYEQVCREYLRRMEAAIENPDRKAIRRYHWAVLEMIDQITREKSGGRMLETLASGEFDEEYVRLRNGEEFSRFYSPADPDGKDPDEKHHGTPENLSGRINRWFARPWKQFPSYFLFQLSNWLDESRGDPRETGEAHRWIYDRFGLKLLMEAGGFEGIERMSHEKSRIPDWPVYSLDSTSDRLHARKPDSLYMEGIKPATRKSERSR comes from the coding sequence ATGGCGAATCATACCGTTCACCACGCTCCGAACGGCCTTTCTTATCTGAACGCGGGATGCGGCGAGACGTATTCCGTCGATTGGAACAACGTCGACCGGAAGCGTGGCCGGCACATTGTTATCCATGATCTTCGGAATCCCCTTCCTTATTCCGATGCCACCTTTGACGCAGTCTACAGCTCCCATACCCTCGAGCATCTCGACTTGGAAGAAGGGGGCCGTTTTCTTGGGGAACTGTTTCGAACCTGCAAGCCGGGGGGAATATGCCGGATCGTCGTCCCGGATTACGAGCAGGTCTGCAGGGAATATCTTCGCCGCATGGAAGCAGCGATCGAAAATCCCGACCGGAAGGCGATCCGCCGGTATCATTGGGCCGTCCTCGAGATGATCGACCAGATTACCCGGGAAAAAAGCGGGGGGCGGATGCTCGAAACGCTGGCATCGGGCGAATTCGATGAAGAGTATGTCCGGCTTAGAAATGGGGAAGAATTTTCCAGGTTTTATTCACCGGCGGATCCCGACGGAAAAGACCCCGATGAAAAACATCATGGCACACCGGAGAACTTGTCCGGGCGGATCAACAGATGGTTCGCGCGCCCATGGAAGCAATTCCCCTCGTATTTCCTGTTCCAGTTGTCCAATTGGCTTGATGAATCCCGAGGTGACCCCAGAGAAACCGGGGAAGCCCATCGCTGGATCTATGATCGTTTCGGCTTGAAATTGCTCATGGAAGCCGGCGGATTCGAAGGAATCGAGCGCATGTCCCACGAAAAGTCGAGAATTCCGGACTGGCCGGTGTATTCCCTCGATTCCACATCGGACCGGCTTCACGCGCGCAAGCCGGACTCCCTGTATATGGAGGGGATCAAGCCCGCAACACGGAAATCGGAGCGGTCCCGTTGA
- a CDS encoding glycosyltransferase family 4 protein: MRILMVSTFDQEGGAARAAYRLHQGLKKLGEDSKMLVQFKTSEDVTVMGSDTKVAKGVALLRPDLDSLPARFYSIQPGNLFSSQWLPDSLPKSIDSIQPDILHLHWICRGFMRIETLSKLKIPLIWTLHDSWAFTGGCHYPLECTRYTERCGKCPQLLSQKERDLSRKVWDRKQRAWQNVQIHIVTPSRWLADSTRSSSLFRNSRIDVIPNGIDTEIYKPVDKTFARKVLGLPDNRRLLLFGSANATKDPRKGFQFLLPALERLRESRWHEKAELMVFGASTFEGADRTGYKTRFFGPLHDDISLSLVYAAADAFIAPSVQDNLPNTVMEAMACGIPCIAFDIGGMPDMIDHRTNGYLAKPFDVDDLAGGIAWLVENVNRLVDLSRAARDKVAREYSLQFIAARYLDIYREVIEQPRGRS; this comes from the coding sequence TTGAGGATCCTGATGGTCAGCACATTCGATCAGGAGGGCGGCGCTGCCAGAGCTGCCTACCGCTTGCATCAGGGATTAAAAAAGCTGGGCGAGGATTCAAAAATGCTTGTCCAGTTTAAAACCTCTGAAGATGTGACGGTGATGGGAAGCGACACGAAGGTTGCCAAGGGAGTTGCCTTGCTTCGCCCCGATCTCGACTCCTTGCCCGCCCGTTTCTATTCGATTCAACCGGGCAACCTCTTTTCATCCCAGTGGCTCCCGGACTCCTTACCGAAAAGCATAGATTCGATCCAGCCCGATATCCTGCATCTCCATTGGATCTGTCGCGGGTTTATGAGGATTGAAACCCTTTCGAAGCTGAAAATCCCCCTGATCTGGACCCTTCACGATAGCTGGGCCTTTACGGGAGGGTGCCACTATCCTCTCGAGTGTACCCGCTACACGGAACGGTGCGGCAAGTGTCCTCAACTCCTGTCCCAAAAGGAGCGCGATCTGTCACGAAAGGTATGGGACAGGAAACAGCGCGCATGGCAAAATGTCCAGATCCACATCGTCACGCCCAGCCGCTGGCTCGCCGATAGTACGCGGTCCAGTTCCCTGTTCCGGAATTCCCGAATCGACGTGATCCCGAACGGTATTGATACGGAAATCTACAAACCAGTCGATAAAACCTTCGCCCGGAAGGTCCTTGGTCTTCCAGACAACCGGAGACTGCTGCTTTTCGGTTCTGCGAACGCCACGAAAGACCCGAGAAAGGGATTCCAGTTCCTTCTTCCCGCGCTGGAAAGGTTACGGGAATCCCGATGGCACGAAAAAGCGGAGCTGATGGTCTTCGGGGCGTCGACCTTCGAGGGGGCGGACCGGACCGGGTACAAAACCCGCTTTTTCGGCCCATTACACGACGACATCTCCCTTTCGCTGGTCTACGCGGCAGCGGACGCCTTCATTGCCCCATCCGTGCAGGACAACCTGCCGAACACTGTGATGGAGGCCATGGCCTGCGGTATTCCCTGCATTGCCTTCGATATCGGGGGCATGCCCGACATGATCGATCATCGGACCAACGGCTATCTGGCAAAACCGTTCGATGTGGACGATCTTGCAGGGGGAATCGCATGGCTCGTGGAAAATGTGAACCGGTTGGTTGACCTGTCCAGGGCCGCCAGGGACAAAGTGGCCAGGGAGTACTCCCTACAATTCATTGCCGCGCGCTATCTCGACATTTATCGGGAAGTGATCGAGCAACCGCGAGGAAGGTCCTGA